In Alkalispirochaeta americana, the sequence CCCACCCGTTCCCATTCCGAACACGGAAGTTAAGCCCTCTCGCGCCGATGGTACTGCCGCAAGGTGGGAGAGTAGGTCGTCGCCAGACGTTTTTTTTTGTATCCCCAGGAACCGCAGGGGCCTGGGGATACAAAAAGAACTCGATGGAAGGCGACGACCGTGCCAGGCGCGTACCGCAGGGACAAGGTCCCGAGGAACGCGCCGACGTCCGAACGAAGTGAGCGTGCTGCAAATTACAGTGGTACCGTGACTGGCGCAGGAGTAAAACGACAAATCGGCACCAAAAGCTCGCTTTTTCCGAGAGAGCGATCCTGGAAAATCTGCTCTGAGCGAAGAGTTCCCGGAAATCGTCAGCTACCGACTTGCCAACCATCGGTTGGGGCGCTATGCTGGGTATGGAAGGATTTCATGAGCGATCATAACGACGAACTACAGTTAGTGACATTTCAGCTTGGTGCTGAGTACTATGGGATCGACATTATGCAGGTGAAAAGTATTGAGGAAACCAAAGAGGTTCGCCCGATACCGAATTCGCCGGCTTATGTGGAAGGCATCTTTAATCTTCGCGGTGAGATCATCCCGGTAATAAACCTGCACAAGCGTTTTCATCTCGCCCGTGTCGCCGCCGACGAGGACGATGAACTCCTGCGGGGTTTTCTGATCATCCGGGTGGCGGGAATGCACGTGGCGATCATCATCGATAAAGTATCCCGGGTTCTCACGGTGAGCGCCGGCGAAATTCAGCAGCCACCACAAATGATCTCGGGAATTGGAGCTGAATACATCGAGGGTGTCGTGGCCCGTGAAGAGGGATACCTGATTATTCTTGATATCGACAGGCTCTTCAATATGCGTGAACTGGCTCAGCTGGAAACGATAGCCCGGTAAACAAGAGATCAATTCTCATGATTCCCACATTTCGACCTACTATCAGACGGGCTGACATGGATGCGGTCCTCACACGGCTTGCCGAAGACTCCATCGGTTCGGGCGTCTTGGCAAGCGAGTTTTCACAGAAGCTGGCCAAGTATCTCAACCGTCGCAGTGGGGTGTCCTTGCGTAGCTGGGGTTTGGCCTTTCGCGCGGCTCTCACGGCCTTGACTCTGCCTGCAGGGGCGCGAATCGGTTGTTCCGTCCTGGCGCCGGAAGCAGTTCGTCGTCAAATAGAGCTAATGGGCTTTGAAGCGGTGCTCCTGGACACACAAAAGGAAGTCCCTCTTCTTCCTTCTCCCCTGAACGTGGATTATGAGATATTCCGCCTGGATGCAATCTACGTTGACACTCGGTTGGGGTTCGTGGCCGATCTGGAAAGCTTCTCCCAACTTGGGATTCCCCTTATCGAGGACGTATCGGAGGGGCTCGGGGGAAACACGGGGAGCGTCATGGCCGGCAGTGTGGGCGAACTTGCCATAATCGGTCTTGAGCCGGATCATATCATTACTGCAGGAGGCGGGGCGGTGGTTGCTACAAGTAACACTCGCCGGGTCTCGGCCCTGAATAGCGCCGTGAACGGGGAGTCGGGTGATCTGCCTCTTCCCGACATGAACTCCGCCTTGGGGCTCACTCAAATGAAACAGCTCGAGACGTTCATAGAACGTCGCAGAGAGCTGGCTCGAAGATTCATGCGAACACTGCAGCGAACTCGCCACTCTCTGCCCGTGCAGCCGGGAGAGGGCGAAAACGTCTATTTTGCGCTTCCCGTGCTGGTGGAAAGCTCGCCCCGGGACGTGGAACACTACGCACGAACTCACGGGGTGACAGTGATCCGCGCCTTCCAGGAGACCATTTTGAATGCCCTCTCCGATGCCGACACCTCCCGGGAGGAGCCTCCTGAAGCCGACTCTGAATCCGGGACGGTTCTGGAACGGTATCCTCACGCCCTTTCCTTGGCGGGGCGAATGGTTCTGTTTCCTCTCTTTCCCACATTGAGCAAGGCTGACCAGGAGCGGATTGAACGCGTTCTCGCTACGCTTCCCTGACCGCCTGCTCATTCTGTGCATTGTATTGTTGCGAGAATAATCGGCGCGGGACAAGCTGCATTCCTTCGCGCACCCGTACTGAACTGCAGGGGAGTATGCCAGTGAAAGACCCAATCCAATCGGTGCTGGTCATTGCCAACACCGCAAAAGCCGGAGCCCGTGAACTTGCTGGTGAGATCGAATCCTATTGCATCCACCGCGGGTTGAGGGCCCTGGTTGTGCTTTACGAGGGAGAGTCCTCATCTCTCCCCGAAAAAGACGGCTTCGATCTGGCTATAACCCTGGGTGGAGATGGGACTGTCCTTTTTGCAAGCCGGGTCCTCGCCGGGCACAACGTGCCGATTCTCCCGGTGAACCTGGGTGATTTTGGTTTCATCAGCGAAGTTGGTCACGACGAATGGCAGCAAGCTCTGGAACGATATCTTGCTGGAGGGATCGATATCGGAGATCGTCTGGTGCTGGATGTAGAAGTAGTGCGAGAGGGGAAGCCTCTCTGCGCCTTCCGGGGGCTGAACGATGCCGTTGTTTCTTCGGAAGGCATATCCCGGATGATACGGCTCACGGTTCGCTTAAGCGATCAGTATCTGGGGGTCTATCGAGCTGATGGGGTGATGGTCGCCACTCCCACGGGCTCAACAGCCTATTCTGCTGCCGCAGGGGGGCCTATTCTCCACCCTGAGATGGAGGCAATGATTCTCAATCCGATCTGTCCGTTCACCCTGTCTCACCGACCAATTGTTATTCCTCCCGATGAAGTGGTGGAAATATCGATTGCGCAGGAGCAACGGACAGAGGTTGCCCTGACTGTGGATGGTCAGACCCTGACGCCTCTGGTCCAGGGAGATGCCGTAATCGTGCGGGCCAGCCCGAAAAAGGCGAGGATTGTTCGCTCCGATCGAAGAACGTTCTATGAAGTCCTCCGAAGCAAACTGAATTGGGCGGGTGGTTTGGATGATTGAGCGCATAACAGTCCGCAATTTTATTCTGGTTGAGCACCTTGAGCTGGATTTTACCCCGGGATTCACCGTGTTGACAGGAGAAACCGGGGCAGGAAAAAGTATTCTCGTGGGTGCCCTCTCGTTGCTCTTTGGCGGAAAGGGAGGGGCCGATCTGGTTCGTGCCGGTGCTCAGGAAGCGATGGTGGCGGGGGAATTCAATGTGGCAGGTCATACTGAGTGTGCATCCTGGCTCTCCTCCCGCGACATTGCCCCCGATGAGGGAGTCGTGCTGATTCGACGTACCGTGAAGACCTCCGGTCGCGGAACGATTTATATGCAGGATGTTCCTGTGACCCGGAGTGATCTGGAGGAATTTGCCGGATTCCTGCTTGATTTACACAGTCAGCATGAACACCAATCACTCTTTCATGAGAGTTCTCACCGCCGCCTGGTTGACCGCTATGCGGGAATCGAAGCGGACGTGGCCCGGTACGGCGAGGATTTTTCCCGTCTGGGAGATGTGCAACAGCAGTTGCAACGTCTGAGAGAACGGGAAAAAGATCGCCAGCGCGAAATTGAAATGCTCGAGTTTTCGCTCCAGGAAATAGAATCGGCAGGAATACGTCCCGGCGAGTGGGACGATCTGGAGATAGAGAGAGCAAAACTGGTCCAGTACGAAAAACTGGCAACTCACATTGAGGCAGTCTGCCACCTGACTGATTCTTCTCTTGCGGGAACACCTTCCCTGGTGGAACAGCTCAAAACAGCCAGGATCGAGCTTGCGGCTGCCGCCCGAATAGATCCATCCCTGGAGGGAGAGGCCTCACGACTGGAGAACTCCTACTACGAGATGGAAGATCTTCTTCAGTCGGTGACGGGGTATCGTGATCAAATGGTTTATGATCCGGCCCGACTGGATGTGATAGAAGAACGGCTGGGTCTGTTGCGGGGGCTCTTCAGGAAATACGGCGAGACGGAAGAGCAGGTTTTGCGCTACGCCGAGGAGGCAAGAGTTTCTCTGGCCGAGATAGAAAAGGCTGGAGAGAGCCGTGAAAAGCTGACTCATGATATCCTTCTGCTGGAGCAACGCCTTGGGCAGGAAGCCCGGCGACTCAGCTCCCTTCGCAGTGAGGCCGGTCAAGGCCTGCAGAAACAGATTCGGGAGGTTCTTGCAGAGCTGGCCATGGGGCGGGCGGAATTTATCGTCTCGGTTCAGATCAGAACAGGTGAATCAGGCCGGCTCATCTGTGGGCCCCACGGTGCTGATCGAATCCGATTCTTGATTTCCACAAACATCGGGGAAGAACCCCGTCCCCTTTCCCAGGTTGCTTCGGGAGGAGAACTCTCGCGGATAATGCTGGCTATCAAGACGGTCCTGGCCGGTAGCGATGATCTGCGCACGCTGGTCTTTGATGAGATAGATACGGGAATTGGAGGCCAGGTGGCGCTGGCTCTGGCAGCCCACTTGCGAAGTCTGGCAGACCACACCCAGGTGATTTGCATTACGCACCTTGCGACGATCGCTGTTCGTGCCGATAATCATATAGCGGTGGAGAAACATGTAGAGGGCGATCGTACGATTATTTCCGCACGGAAGCTCGCTGATCAGGATTGCGTGCAAGAGATAGCCCGGATGCTCTCTGGTGATGGCCAGGAGACGCACAGTGTGGAGCACGCCCGCGCCCTGCTTGACCGCTATCGGGGAGATGCTCATGGGAAAGATTAGTAATGAAGCGCGGCAACAGTACTTCGAGCGAATAAAAGAGTACAAGCATACCGCTGAAGCGATTTTGCAGCGTGAGAAGAGTCTTCTCAAAGTTATCGCAGGCGATCAGAGCGGGGCCAGTTATAAGTACCTTACGCTGGCGGAAGATCGCTTGAATATGGCCTCCTATTTCTTGTTGCAGAATGCCCTCTCGGTAACCCTTCTGGGGGTAAAAAATGAGGCCTTTCTCAACGACGCACGAAAGAGTTGTTATCAGTCGGTGATTTACCTGGAAGAAGTCGTCTCCAGTCACATCGATCTCCCTTTTTCGGAATATTCCGAATTTCTGGAGTCGATTGACGGTATTTCCGACGAGAATCGCTATCGGCTTGCACGAAAATTGGGCTTTACCATCCAGTCGGTTGTAGATGCTTTCGGGCGTAATTCAAAATGGCGCTGGTCTTTTGTGGAGCTCGAGGGGCGCTACGCTGCGGTAGCAAAGAACCTGGTGAATTTCAAGACCTTTCTGGCTGGAATGGATCCTCAGGAAGAGGGGTATCAGGCTCGAATGGGGATGCTGGAGCTGATCATCTACCTCTTGAGCCAATCGGCCGACCGATACCGGGAGAAGTACGAGCTTTCCACTCTCCGTATCGACGATTTCAAGAGGGCTATATCCTTTCTTGCTGCTTTGCGCCGCATCTACACAGTCCTGGGAGAGGCTGAAAAAGCAGAGGACGTGAAGAAGAAGATGGAAGTCTGGAAAGCGAAGATGGATGCCGACGAGAAAAACCAGGCGCAACAGCGGAAGCGCAAGGGATAGTTCTGGTGGGAGCAGTTTTACGGATACTTCTTCTCGGGCTGGCCGCAGTTTCCGTGGCCTTGGTTGTGCCTCGTGCGGCAGGTGACGAGCTCCAGGTGCGAATCCGTTGGGATCGGGTGATCTCTCAGGAGATGGTAGCCCTGTCCGAGTCAGGAGGGTGGTCCTTTGGAAAGGGCCTTTTCGCTGTCGGGCGAAGCACTCTGGGCGTTTTCTCCGAACCTGACGGAGAGATCCTCTCCAAGGCGATTCGCCATCGCGCTTTTTCAAGTTCCGGTGATTTTTATATAAATCAGGCGGGGACGATTGCTGATCGATGGGTTGTCACCAACCGACGAACCGGAGCTGTCAGCTTTCATGAGCGCCGGGGGGTTCCCCGCTTGTATGGCTCTATCCTCGCGCAGTTCGCAACGCGGACGATAACGCTTCGGGACAGCCGCTACGGAGGGAAAATCCATCTTCCCCGAAGAGTGGCTCTTTCTGCCTTTGATGCACTTCCTGGTCGGGGGGATGAGGGAGATTTCGGGTTTGCTGTTCTGGGCGACCTTTTTGGGGAAGTATCGTTCCACCGGCTGGATTTCAAGGGAATCGAAGAGGAACAGTACTTTTTAGCCTCCGCAATGGGTCCGGTATTCGGGATAAAGCTCATATCCGGAAACACTCCCCATGTGCTGGTTGTTCGTGGGCGTGATCCCCAGATGGTAGAGCTTTTTCGGTATGGCGATAAGGAGCCCCGGATGCGGGAAGAGATCCCCCCTGAAGCGGCTGTGAAGGAGCCTCTGGCATTTCACGAGATGAGTGATTTCCTGATGATGGTCGGGTTAAAGGAGCGCTTTCTTGTTCTCGACAGTCAGGCCAATGAGCTTCGGTATAGCAATGCTTCCATGGCGGGAGCTGTTGCAGCGGTGATCCCAGGTGCGGGGGGAGAACTCCTGGTCGCCGCCGCACAGGATCAGGGCCTCTCCCTGGCCTTGTGGACCCTTGCCGGCTTTGATCGCCCCCGAGAGGATCGCCGGGGACCTGTGGCCTGGTCCGTGCCGGGAGCCCGCTTTGCTGCAGCGGGAGAGGATCTTCTGGTGGTCGAGCGAAACGATCGCTTCTTTGCGCTTGAGGTGACACGATGATTGTGACTGTGGGCCTTCTTCTTCTCGCTTTGGTCCTTTCGCCTGCCGGGGCGCTTGAGGAGGGGTGGGGCTGGCCTGTGGATGGATCTTTTGATCTTGAAGAAGGAAATTCTGCAGCGGGATTTGTCTATCGCCTGGTTCCTCGTTCCCGGGACAACGCCCTCCGGGCCATCGCTCCGGGAGAGGTAATCTTTCGATCCAGCCCCCCCCGGACAGAATCGCTTCGAACCTCGGCTATACCTCGGGAGGCGAACTTTGTGGCGATCCGGCACCGGGAGGGGTTTATTTCCGGCTACTTTAGCGAAGGGTCGCTCGAGGGCTTCCCCCGGCAGGGAAGTGGCAAGGAGGAACATCTTGCCTGGATCGATGTAGTTCTGTGGGATGAAGTTCTTCAGGATCAGGTTAATCCCCGCCTTTTGTGGTCCGAGCCGGAAGTCTTTGGAAAAACCGGCTTGCCCCAGGTTGAGTTTGTTCAGCAGGGAGATCCGGTGCACCCCTCGGCTTTGATGGAAGGAGAGGTGGTCTTGCGCATTCCTCCCGGAAGCCTTGATGCTTCACGGTTGCCGTGGGAAATACGCCTTCTTGAAGGGCGAGAGAAAAAAGTACAACAACGATTTGTGTTTCCCCGGGATCTTGATCGGTTTGAAGAACCCTCCGGGGGCTTTGAGCTTTTTCGCTTCGACGCACGTCCTGGGCGGGGGGCCTTCGTGCTGGAGGCGGTGCGGTTTGATCGGACGTTGCAGCGAAGAACCCTGCGCTTTACCGTCCGGGAGGATCAGTCTGCCCAGCCCGGCCCTTGACACTTCCCGATGCTTTTTCCATGATGCGGTAATCTCTTTGGAGATGATTGCGTGATTAGACGTCGCCTGGAAGAACTGTCCCTGCAAGCCCTTTTTACCCTGGCAGAGCAGAACGGGCTGGATCTTGGGCCGGATACGGATCGTTCATCGGTTATCGAGGAGCTGCAGGATCTGATCGCTGAGAACCAAGAGGATCGGGAACAAAATAACAGTGTTACCGTTCAAATTCAGCAAAAAAAGTTTGCTCTGATCAACGATGACGATACGCCTCTGACAGGGGAGCAGCTGGATAGCTTTGAGCTTCCCGATGACTACGAGATAAACAAAATAACCCTGATGCTGAGGGATCCTCGCTGGGCCTTTGCTTACTGGGATTTAAGCTCGGCGAAGAAACGGGAGTACAGTGAGTCTTCCCGTTTTGACGGAATCTCCCTGCGGGTTATTGAGGTGGAGCGGGAAAAACAGGAGATCATCATTCGTGACTCCTTTGAGATTCCTGTGCAGCTGAGTGACTCAAGCTGGTACATACACATTCCCAGGCAACAGACTTCGTATCGAATTCAGCTGATCGGGCTGAACCAGCATCGTCGGGAACTTCTGGCTGTTTCCAATCGAGTGTACGTCCCGGCGGCTCATTTGCCGGTGATGCCCGAGGCGATGACGCCCCAGCAGATGGCGCTCTTTGAGCTCTGCGGTATGGAGTATCTGGAAGTGAGTCCCTTCGGCAGCGACGCTGCACAGTCGACGCAGGAGTAACATTATCGTGGGAAAATCTATCCTCATTCTTCATTCGCATTTGCCTTTGGTACGCCATCCTGAGTACGAAACGTTCCTGGAAGAGCGATGGCTCTTTGAGGCGATCAGCGAAACCTACCTTCCTTTGTTGCGGATGATGCACCGCCTTGATACCGAAGGAATTCCTTCGCCCATGGCGATGTGCTTTTCGCCTACCTTGAGTTTCATGCTCCAGGATCCTCTTCTGATGGAGCGCTACGGGCGCTTCCTGGACAAGAACATTGAACTGGCAGAGCAGGAACTGGATCGGACAGCGGGCGAACCGGCTGTTCATTCCCTGGCTCGCATGTATCATTCCCGTTACACCACGGACCGCGAAGAGCTTCATTCTCTGTATGGAGGAAATATCCTCAAGGGTTTTGACCGCTTCGCCCGGAAGGGGACCATTGAGCTGATCGCCACGGCTGCCACGCATGCCTTTCTTCCCAATTACCGCAGCTATTCCGAGGTGGTTCGTTGCCAGGTGGAGCTGGGGGTCGAGAGTCATACAAAGCACTTTGGGCGTCCGCCCCGTGGCTTCTGGCTCCCCGAATGCGGCTATTACGAGGGGCTTGACCGGATTCTCGCCGATGCGGGGGTCGAATATTTTGTTGGGGCTGCCCACGGGGTTCTCTTTGGCGAGCCCTCTCCCGATACGGGAACTTACGCACCTCTCGCTACAAAGGCGGGGGTTGCTGTTTTTCCTCGCGATGTCTACACAGCGACGTGGGTTTGGTCATCAAACCAGGGATATCCCACCAATCCCTCGTACCGGGATTTTTACCGCGATATCGGCTACGATCTCCCCCTGGAGCAGGTAGGGCCGTTTATCCACGATGGAAACGTCAGAATAGATACGGGATTCAAGTATCACGCCATTACCGGACCAACCGACGATAAAGAGCTTTATGACCAGGAGGCAGGACGACGAAAGGCCCGGGAACACGCCCGCGATTTCTACACTCGCCAAAAAGAGCATAGTGCACGACTGGGAGAGGTTCTTTCCGCAGAACCTGTAATAACCAGCCCCTTTGACACTGAGCTCTTTGGTCATTGGTGGTTCGAGGGGCCACAGTGGCTGGAAGAACTTTTTCGTGTTGCCCACGAGGATCAGCAGGAGTGTGTGAAGGCCAACGGTGCAGAGGGCGCTCCTTTTTCCATGACCACCCCGTCGTCCTATCTGGACGAGTTTGGCCCTGCCGGTGAGGTGGCTCCCACTTTTTCCAGTTGGGGGAGCGGGGGCTACGCCCAGGTTTGGATGGATGGAACCAATGACTGGCTCTACCGCCACACCCATCAGGCAGTAGAGCGAATGGCTGAATTGGTGGCCCGGTTCCCCGATGAATCGGGGTTGAAGGAACGCGCCCTGAACCAGGCAGCCCGGGAAGTCCTTCTTGCCATGGCCTCGGACTGGCCGTTCATCATGAACGCCCGCACCGTGGTGACCTACGCGGAACGAAGGGTCAAGGAACACCTGTACAATTTTACCCGGGTCTACGCAGCCCTCTCTCAGCGAAATATGGGAACCGAATGGCTCACGAGGCTCGAGAAAAAACACCCTCTGTTCCCTGACCTCAATTATCGCCGGATGAAACGGGCCACCACCGAGGCTTTGAGGGATCTGATCTGACCCTCGGGTGTCTGCTGGATCACGCCGGCGAGGCGTGAGGGATTGGTATCCTGAAGATTCCGATAGCCACATTGTTTGCCTGAAAGACTGACCGAGCGGTTCTCCGCTCGGTTTTTTTTGCTGTTATAACGCTCTCAGAGAAAGATGCTTCACTGAACCCCTGACAGACGGGGAATGTCAGGGGTAAACGTTTGTGTATCTCTTTCCCCCGTTTTTTTTTCCGGATCTGCAGAATTCTGTCTACAAACATTGACAGCTTTGTTTGGTGCGGTAGTATATAATGGAAGTGGTAAAGAGTGGGAAATACTAGGATTTTGTGGTGAAAAAGGGATGATTACTGGCCAATACCGGAGTGTTCTCGACGAAAAGGGCAGGGTGTTGCTACCCAGTCGCTTGCGGGGCGAGATTCCAGGATCATCTCTGGTGGTCACCGCAGGAATTGATCGTTGCCTGTGGCTGTTCCCCCCCGATGAGTGGAAGCAATTGTCGGATCAGCTCATGGAGGCTGCGTCTCCCTTTTCACGGCGCGCCAGGCTCCTGCAGCGACGTATTATTGCGCCGGCTCAGGAGATTGAGCTGGACAAGACGGGGCGGATTCTCATTCCGCCGAGCCTGAAGGAGACCGTGGGGCTCAAGAAGGATTGCGTCCTCCACGGAATAAAAAAATATATCGAGATATGGGATGTGGACGAATATTCTGCGTATCTCCGGGAGAATGAAGATGAATTTCAGGAGGCGGCCGAAGAACTGGGAGGAGCCGTCTCCTTCTTTTGATTCTCTTCATCCTTCCCGGAAGATGCTGGATCTGGCCGCATTGAGTATTGAATGAAGTGGGAAGCACGCGATCTGGACGTGGTGCGTGCAGACGGAAAAGCCCGTGACAATCGGGATATTTTGGCTATGGAGACGCTTGACCGCGGAGATGCTTTGATAATGACAGATCTTGTGCATGAGCCAGTTTTGTTGCAGTCCGTGGAAGAGTTCTTTTTTCCACTGCATCCGGGGGGGGTGATCTGTGATGCCACCCTGGGAGGAGGGGGCCACACTGCCCGTTTCCTGGAGCGCTCTCAATCATGTCGCGTTGTGGGGATTGATGTGGATAGTCAGATGCTGGCCCGGGCACGGAAAAGGCTTGGAGATGATCCTCGGGTGGAGTTTGTTTGTGGCTGGTTCGACGAGGTCCTGGCAGAGCGAAGCGGCTTTGACAGAATTCTGATCGATCTGGGGGTTTCGATGATTCATATGAAAAGCCCCGATCGGGGATTCTCCCTGCGAGAGGAAGGCCCTCTGGATATGCGGCTGGACGCGACAGGCGACGGCCTTCCGGCGGCCGAGTTTATCCTGCAGAGGAGCGAGCAGGAGCTGGCCGACGTGATTTTCCGTTACGGCGAGGAACGCTATTCGCGTCGTATCGCTGCCGCGATTGTGGATGCCCGCGATGCAAAGGGAATACATACCACGGCAGACTTGGCCGAGATCGTGCGGAGGGCTGTTCCCCCGGCCTACCGCCGGGGAAGAACGCATCCCGCAACAAAAACCTTCCAGGCTCTCCGGATTGCCGTAAACGATGAGCTCGGAAGGCTTGAACGGGTACTGCCCCGGGCAGCGGCGGCTCTGAACCCCGGAGGCCGTCTGGGGATCATTACCTTTCACTCGCTGGAAGACCGGATTGTAAAGCATCGATTTCGGGACATGTCCCGCGAAAAGAACTCTTCCGAACCTTCCCATATGCCGATGGTAGTGGAAGAGGAAAGCTTTCGGGTGATTACCAGGAAGCCAATCGTTCCTTCGGAGGAGGAGAGGGCAACCAACCCCGCCTCACGAAGCGCCAAACTCCGTATTCTGGAGCGAAAGCACCCAGGAGAGTCCCAGGGGGATAGATCATGACGAAAATCGTGATGATCGGAACGGCAATAACGCTGATCTCGACACTCTTTTTTGCGAATGTGTGGCAGTCCTACCGTTTCACCCAGCTGGAACGGGATGTTCTTGCTACCCAGAGGGATCATCGATTGCTTCTGGAAGAGAACAAACGGCTGGTTGTGGGCATCGCAGGGCTCCGATCTCCCCGGAGGATTCGGGCTCTTGCCGAAACAGAGCTGGCTTTGGAACCGCTTTCGGCGAATCGCATACAGCGGGTGGATATCTCGGGAGGTTTGAGTGCCTCTCCGTGAGTTGTTGCGCCTGGGGCAACTGCCCCTTGCTGTTCATGGGGAGGTGCTTTTCTCTGCTCCCGCCGTGGCCCGGGAGGAGGACTCCCTGCTGTCGGTGTGCATTGATTCCCGCGAATGTTCCCGGGGTTCTCTTTTTTTTGCGCTTCCTGGTGCGCGCACTGACGGTCATCGTTACGTCCAGGAGGCGATCAGTCGGGGAGCTGTGGCGGCAGTCGTGAGTTCTCAGGAGGATCCCCTGAGCGGGCAGGAATGGGCCGTGCCCGTGGTCTGCGTGCAGGATGTCCTCACGGCGCTGCACCAACTGGCCTCGTGGTATTGCAAGACACACCTGGCAGGGCCTGTTCGAATTGGCGTTACCGGAAGTAACGGAAAAACCACAACAAAAGAGATGATCGCATCGATTCTCCGGTGTGCTGGCCCCACGAGTTCCAGTTTCGGGAACCTGAACTCCGAGACGGGATTGCCTCTGGCCGTTTTTCAGACGGATCCCGACGCCCGTTATGCCGTGTACGAGATGGCCATGAGCAATCCGGGTGAGATGGAGGTGCTGGCAGACATCGTGCGTCCCGATCTTGCGGTGATCACAAATATTGGCGAGGCCCACATCGGGAATCTGGGGAGTCAGGAAGCTATCGCCCGGGAAAAAAAGGCGATCGCCTCCCGCTTCGATGGTCCCCAGCGCCTCATCATCCCTGAGGATGATCCCTTCTCGGCCTATTTGCGAGAAGAAATCCCGGGAGAGGTTCTTTTTTTCGGGATGCAGAGTCAGAAGGCTCGTCTTGAAGCCGGCGAGAATCCGGGTGCTCAGCGGCTGTTTGTAGATGAAGAATGCTACCCCCTCCCCCTGGAGGGTGCGCATAATGGTCGAAACGCTCTTGCGGCGGTTGCTGTGGCCCAGGCGTTGGGGATCGGTTCCGATTGTGTCCGCCAGGGTTTCCAGACACTTCGGTTGCCGTCGGGGAGAAGCGAGCTGCTTCAGGGCAAAAACGGGGGCCTTGTTCTGAACGATTGCTATAACGCGAACCCTGAATCGTGCATTGCTGCCTTGGAAACTGTGGCTGCTGTGCACAGCGAAAGACAGCGGCGGGTTCATGAGGGCGGAGGCAGGCTGGTTCTGATTTTGGGGGAGCTGGCCGAACTGGGGGCTGCCTCGATTCCTGGCCACAGGAGGGTTCTGGAAAGAGCTCTTTCTCTTGAGCCCGATCTGATTATACTGGTGGGGGTCGCAGACCAGATCGGTCCTGCGGGAACGGCTTCGGCCTGGGACGGCCTGGAGG encodes:
- the rsmH gene encoding 16S rRNA (cytosine(1402)-N(4))-methyltransferase RsmH, with protein sequence MKWEARDLDVVRADGKARDNRDILAMETLDRGDALIMTDLVHEPVLLQSVEEFFFPLHPGGVICDATLGGGGHTARFLERSQSCRVVGIDVDSQMLARARKRLGDDPRVEFVCGWFDEVLAERSGFDRILIDLGVSMIHMKSPDRGFSLREEGPLDMRLDATGDGLPAAEFILQRSEQELADVIFRYGEERYSRRIAAAIVDARDAKGIHTTADLAEIVRRAVPPAYRRGRTHPATKTFQALRIAVNDELGRLERVLPRAAAALNPGGRLGIITFHSLEDRIVKHRFRDMSREKNSSEPSHMPMVVEEESFRVITRKPIVPSEEERATNPASRSAKLRILERKHPGESQGDRS
- a CDS encoding UDP-N-acetylmuramoyl-tripeptide--D-alanyl-D-alanine ligase; the protein is MPLRELLRLGQLPLAVHGEVLFSAPAVAREEDSLLSVCIDSRECSRGSLFFALPGARTDGHRYVQEAISRGAVAAVVSSQEDPLSGQEWAVPVVCVQDVLTALHQLASWYCKTHLAGPVRIGVTGSNGKTTTKEMIASILRCAGPTSSSFGNLNSETGLPLAVFQTDPDARYAVYEMAMSNPGEMEVLADIVRPDLAVITNIGEAHIGNLGSQEAIAREKKAIASRFDGPQRLIIPEDDPFSAYLREEIPGEVLFFGMQSQKARLEAGENPGAQRLFVDEECYPLPLEGAHNGRNALAAVAVAQALGIGSDCVRQGFQTLRLPSGRSELLQGKNGGLVLNDCYNANPESCIAALETVAAVHSERQRRVHEGGGRLVLILGELAELGAASIPGHRRVLERALSLEPDLIILVGVADQIGPAGTASAWDGLEELEEIALPPGRQLCRFPSVQEALAGVPPLLAGGETILLKGSRSVQLERLLPELLDSMSAGTSPGDSQGSVVSKSSDALQHLLNPEDSDDA